AGGAAGTGAGAGGTGCAGGTAGTTAAAGCATTGCGTAGCTCAGAGGCTGAAGAAGTGGCAAGAACAGTTATCATGATATGGACATAAGACGCCATGATGAGGGTGAAGCATCCTAGGATCACTAGCccagcaaggaagaagaagataaTCTCACTCAGTTTGGCACCGTGGCATGAAATTTTTACTAATGGTGAAAAGTCACAGAAAACGTGGTCAATTTCTTGGGAGCCACAAAAAGACAATCTGGTTACAGGGATGATAACAATTACCATAGCAATGGCGCTGACTATCCACGCTCCGGCTGCAAGAACTTTACAGAATGTATCACTCATGATGATCAGGTAGCGCAAGGGGTTGCAGATGGCAATATAGCGGTCAAAAGACATTATGGCCAGGAGAAAGTTCTCAGTGGAtccaaagaagaagaagaagtagAATTGTGTCAAACACCCCACAGCAGAGATGGTCTTCCTACTACTGAGGAAGTCGACTAGCATTTTGGGGACGGTAACAGAGATATACCAGATCTCCAGGAAGGAGAAGTTGCTAAGGAAAAAATACATGGGCTTGTGGAGACGCCGGTTGGCCCTCACAATGCTGATGATGAGGACATTGGTAGTAATGGAAAGGAGGTAGATGAGGAGAAACACAACGAAGAGGACAGATTTCTCCTGGTGGCCAAGAGGGAATCCTTGTAGGATGAATTCATTCACTATGGTAATGTTATCTGTCTCCATAAAGTTTTCACAAGAACAGTTGCTGGAAAAGAGACTTTTGACCAAATAGGATCGGGAGTAGTATGGACTATGATCTCTAGGATATCCAGACTCCCGCTCTTGATTCTTGAAGTGGAATAACCTTTGTAGGATTCAGTTTTCCAGTCTAGAAAAAGATAATATGTTTAAATTTGTCTttttatatagatatgtatagagTTATGTTATATATTAAACACACCAACTTACataaaaacattgaatttacagttTCTTAATTGGGGTGTAACCTGCTTTTAAGCTTTACTGAATTACCTAGTGGTTTACAGAGCGGTACTAGTAATataatgtatttttgtatatgggaagtgtagagggagaaagggggtggcccggtattaaaggggttgcaccccatatggccatcccctgacctcaccagagagacaaggggttaactggactgcggtccagggatgaggtttgcaccttgttg
The Ascaphus truei isolate aAscTru1 chromosome 13, aAscTru1.hap1, whole genome shotgun sequence DNA segment above includes these coding regions:
- the LOC142464582 gene encoding olfactory receptor 6Y1-like; this translates as METDNITIVNEFILQGFPLGHQEKSVLFVVFLLIYLLSITTNVLIISIVRANRRLHKPMYFFLSNFSFLEIWYISVTVPKMLVDFLSSRKTISAVGCLTQFYFFFFFGSTENFLLAIMSFDRYIAICNPLRYLIIMSDTFCKVLAAGAWIVSAIAMVIVIIPVTRLSFCGSQEIDHVFCDFSPLVKISCHGAKLSEIIFFFLAGLVILGCFTLIMASYVHIMITVLATSSASELRNALTTCTSHFLVVFIYYGTVIFMYVRPSATRSFHGDKVVSVFYSALTPLLNPLIYSLRNKEVKEAIRRTFRISVHSIHKGNSVQKLSCISFH